The sequence TCCGCGACGGGGCGTCGAGGACGAGGTCGACCGAGACCCCGTCGAGGGGCACCGGGTGGCACAGGGGCACGATCTCGGAGGTGCGCTTGGCCGCCTGGATGCCGGCAATCCGGGCGACCGCGAGCGCGTCACCCTTCGCCAGCGAGCCGGCGGCGAGGGCCTCGAACGCCGCCGATGAGAGACGCACCTCCCCCCGAGCGACGGCCGCCCGCCGCGTGGCCGGCTTTTCACCGACATCGACCATTCGAGCCCGCCCGCGGGCGTCCACGTGCGATTCGCGTCTCATTTCGAGCGATTGTAAAGGTGAAATAATCCAAGCGCATGGAGAACCCCGCCGATTTCGGGTTCGTCCGGGTGGCCGCCGCGGTCCCCGTGTGCACGCCGACGCGCCCCGACGTCAACGCGAACCGGATCGCCGCGCTCGCGGAGAAGGCCGCCGACGACGGCGCACGCGTCGTCGTCTTCCCGGAGCTCGCGATCTCGGGCTACACGTGCGGCGATCTCTTCCTCCAGAAACGGCTGGAGGAGGACGTCCGGAAGGCCGCGCAGGATCTGGCTGGCGCGCTTCCGCGGTCGGTCGTCGCCGTCGTCGGTGCCCCCTGGCGGTTCCGGGGGATGCTTTTCAATGCCGCGCTCGTCTTTTCCGGGGGGAGGCTCGCCGGCATCGTTCCGAAGACCTTCCTCCCGAACTACAAGGAGTTCTACGAGAAGCGCTGGTTCGTCTCCGGCGCGGCCACCGACGGCGGCGACTGCGTCGTCGGCCGGGAACCGGTTCCCTTCGGCCGGGACCTCCTCTTCCGGGCAGGATGGGAACGGGAGCTCCTCTTCGGGGTCGAGATCTGCGAGGACCTCTGGGTGCCGACCCCGCCCTCGTCGGCCCAGGCCCTCGCGGGGGCGCAGCTCCTGATGAACCTCTCGGCCTCCGACGAGACGATCGGAAAGAGCGACTACCGGCGCACGCACCTCGTCGCGGCGCAGTCGGCGCGGTGCCTCGCGGGGCTGATCTACGTCTCGTGCGGACCGGGCGAGTCGTCGTCGGACCTCGTCTTCGGCGGCCACACGCTGATCGCCGAGAACGGCGCGATCCTCGCCGAGGACCGGCGCTTCCAGGAGGGCCCGACGCTGACCGTCGCGGACGTCGATCTCGACCGGCTCACCGCCGACCGCGACCGGACCGGCAGCTTCGCCGACGCCGCCGCGGCGAGCGCGGCGCGATTCCGGACCGTGACGGTCTCGGAGAAGGCGGCCGCCGCCCGGAAGTTCACCCGGCGCATCGAGCCGGCGCCCTTCGTTCCGGCCGACCCGGCGACGCTCGACGCCCGCTGCGAGGAAGTCGTCCAGATCCAGACCGGGGGACTCCAGCGCCGCCTGCGACATCTGGCAAAGCTCCGGCCGGTCATCGGCCTCTCGGGCGGCCTCGACTCGGCGCTCGCCGGCCTCGTCTGCGCGCGGACGCTCATGAAGATGGAGGTCGCGCCGCGTGCGCTTCTCGCGGTTTCGATGCCCGGCCCCGGAACTTCGGCTCGCACCCGGGAGAACGCCCGGAAGCTCGCCGGGTCCCTCGGCGCGGAGCTGCGCGAGATTTCGATCGACGCGGCGCTCGCGCAGCACTTGAAGGACATCGCCCACTCGGGCGCGCCCGACCGGACCTTCGAGAACGCGCAGTCGCGCGAGCGCACGCAGATTCTGATGGACCTCGCCAACGCCGAAGGGGGCGTCGTCATCGGGACGGCGGACCTCTCGGAGATCGCGCTCGGCTGGTCGACCTACGGCGGCGACCACATCTCGATGTACGACGTCAACGCCTCCGTCCCGAAGACGCTCGTGCGGCAGGTCGTGGCCTGGTTCGCGCGCGGCGGCCCTCCCGCGCTCGCGGCCGTACTCGAGGACATTCTCGGGACGCCCGTCTCCCCCGAGCTCCTGCCGATGCGGGACGGCGCGATCCACCAGAAAACGGAGGAGATCCTCGGCCCGTTCGAGCTGCACGATTTCTTCCTCTATCACTTCCTCCGCGGCGGCGACCCCCCTCGGAAGCTCCTCTTCCTCGCCGCGCGCGCGTTCGACGGCGTCTACCCGGAGGACGTCCGCGTCAAGACGCTCCGCACCTTCCTCACCCGTTTCTTCGCGAACCAGTACAAGCGCAATGCGATGCCGGACGGGCCGAAGGTCGGCACGGTCGCGCTCTCGCCGCGCGGCGACTGGCGCATGCCCGCCGACGTCTCCGCGGAGACCTGGCTGGCGGATCTACCGGAGGATTAGTCGAAAGCCACAAAGTCGAAAGTCAAAGGTCAGGAGGCGAGCGGCGGGGGCCGCGGACCTCGGCTTTTCAGACCGCCGTTTTCGACTTTTGGACTTTCGACTTTCGACTTTCCCTGTCAGAACCCCTCGAGCATGCTCGTCACGAGCGACTGCGCGAACCGGTCCGCCTCGGCGTCGATCGCGACGTTTTCGAGGTCGGAGTAGTTCGAGGCGCCCACACCGCCGCCGGCCGCGTCGTAGTTCTCGCGGAACGTGTAGGCGTCGTTCTTCCAGAGGACCTTTCCCGACGGAATCTCGGTGAACGCGACCTTCGCGGTGATCTGGATCTGGTACCGGGTCGCGCGTCCGAGCGAGTCCGCCGCGACCGGATAGAGCGCGAAGCCGACGATCTCGCCGGAGAGCTCGGCGTCTCCGTCCCCCTCTTTCGGCGAGACCGAGAAGCGCCCGCGCGCGGCCAGCTCACGGACGACGGCCGACGAGAGCCTCTGCTCGAGGCCGACCCGCGGCGTCGAGTTCTTGAACGTCGGAAACGCGATCCGTTTGATCGTGTCGGGAAGAAGGCTGCCTCGCCCGACGAGCGCGTAGCCGCACCCGCCGGTCCCGGCCGCGAGCGCCAGCATCAACGCGGCGACCGCGCGCCTCAACGGACGATCCAAGCTCGTCCTCACCGGACGACGACGTTGACGAGTCGGTCGGGCACGAAGATGACCTTCACCCTTTCCTTCCCCGCCATCCACTTCGCGATCGACTCCGTCCCCTCCGCCGCTCTCAGGACGTCGGCCTCCGCGGCGCCGCGCGGCAGCGTGACCTGGCCGCGGAGGCGGCCGTTGACCTGCACCGCGAACTCGGCCAGGACTTCCCGGGCGAGGGCGGGATCGAACGCGGGCCAGCCGCTCCGGAGCAGGGTCTGGCGGCCTCCGAGCCGCTCGTTCAGCTCCTCGGTCAAGTGCGGTGCCACGGGATGCGCGAGGGCGACGAGGGTTCGCGCCGCCGCGTACTTCTCCGCGGCCGGCGCCGCCTCGTCGGCGACGAGATCCGCCACTTCCCGCACGTATTCCATCAGGTGGGCGACGGCGGTGTGGAACGAGAAGGCCTCGAAGTCCTCCGTCACCTTCCGGACGGCCGCGTGCCGCGCGCGGACCGCGGGAGAATCCGCCCGATCCTCCCCTCCGGCGGCGGGAGGCGCCGCCTGCTCCGTCAGCTTGTCGACCGTCGCCCGGAGCCGCGCGAGGAATCGTTCCGCGCCCGCGATTCCCTGGTCGCTCCACTCCGCCTCGAACTCCGCCGGCCCGAGGAAAAGCACGTACGTCCGGACGACGTCCGCGCCCCGGGCGGCGATCAGCGGGTCGAGGGAGACCGCGTTCCCGCGCGATTTCGACATCTTCTCGATCCGTCCCGTCGGGCTGATTCGCGTGATCATCCCCTGGTTGAAGAGGGCCGCGAAGGGCTCGTCCACGTCGACGAGGCCGAGCTTTCTCATCACCCGCGCGAAGAAGCGCGCGTAGAGGAGGTGAAGGATCGCGTGCTCGATCCCGCCGACGTACTGCGTGACCGGCGTCCAGCGGCGCGCGATCGCGGGGTCGAACGGCGCGCGCGCGTCGTGCGGGTCGAGATACCGCGCGTAGTACCAGGACGAGTCGACGAACGTGTCCATCGTGTCGGTCTCGCGGCGGGCGGGACCGCCGCATCGCGGGCAGGACGTCCGCACGAAGGCCTCGACCTTCTCCAGCGGGTTGCCTCCCTTCCCCGTGAACGGGGCGTCGGGCGGAAGGACGACGGGGAGATCTGCGTCGGGCACGGGCACCCAGCCGTCCTTCTCGCAGCGGATCATCGGGATCGGCGTCCCCCAGTAGCGCTGCCGGGAGATCAGCCAGTCGCGGATCCGGTAGGTCACCCGGCCGCGTCCCCACCCGTTCCTCTCGAGGGTCGCGATCGCCTTGCCGACGGCCCCGGGGCCGTTCGGGGTGCCGTCCCACTCCCCCGACCGGTAGAGGAAGCCCGCGTCGGGAGACGCGGCCGTCATCGCCGCGGGATCGAGCTCCCCCCCGTCGGTGCGATAGACGGGGCGGATCGGAAGGCCGAACTTGCGCGCGAACTCGAAGTCGCGCTGGTCGTGGGCCGGGACCGCCATGATCGCGCCGGTCCCGTAGTCGGGGAGGACGAAGTTCGCGAGCCAGATGGGAAGGTTCTCGCCGTTGACGGGATTGACCGCGAACGACCCCGTCGGGAGGCCTTCCTTCTCCGCCCCCTCGGCTTCCCGGGTGATCCGGGACTCCCGGCGGACTTTCGCGGCGAACTCCTCGATGCGCCCCGGGTCGCCGCTCGACGCCGCGAGCCGCGAGACGAGAGGATGCTCCGGGGCGAGCGCGAGGAACGTCGCGCCGTACAGCGTGTCGGGGCGCGTCGTGAACACGGTGAGCGTCTCCCCGAGCGCGGGGACGAAAAAGTTCACCTCCGCGCCGACGCTGCGTCCGATCCAGTTCCGCTGCATCGTCAGGACCTTCTCGGGCCACTTCCCCTCGAGGGCGTCGATCCCGGCGAGGAGCGACTCGGCCTCGTCGGTGATCTTGAAGAACCACTGCTCGAGCTCGCGCTGGACGACGGGGCTCTTGCA is a genomic window of Thermoanaerobaculia bacterium containing:
- the moaC gene encoding cyclic pyranopterin monophosphate synthase MoaC, with the protein product MRRESHVDARGRARMVDVGEKPATRRAAVARGEVRLSSAAFEALAAGSLAKGDALAVARIAGIQAAKRTSEIVPLCHPVPLDGVSVDLVLDAPSRSVFVSARATTDAKTGVEMEALTAVAAACLALYDMVKGIDRGCRIAEIMLVEKSGGRSGRFVAPPRRGPRRRPRE
- a CDS encoding NAD(+) synthase, giving the protein MENPADFGFVRVAAAVPVCTPTRPDVNANRIAALAEKAADDGARVVVFPELAISGYTCGDLFLQKRLEEDVRKAAQDLAGALPRSVVAVVGAPWRFRGMLFNAALVFSGGRLAGIVPKTFLPNYKEFYEKRWFVSGAATDGGDCVVGREPVPFGRDLLFRAGWERELLFGVEICEDLWVPTPPSSAQALAGAQLLMNLSASDETIGKSDYRRTHLVAAQSARCLAGLIYVSCGPGESSSDLVFGGHTLIAENGAILAEDRRFQEGPTLTVADVDLDRLTADRDRTGSFADAAAASAARFRTVTVSEKAAAARKFTRRIEPAPFVPADPATLDARCEEVVQIQTGGLQRRLRHLAKLRPVIGLSGGLDSALAGLVCARTLMKMEVAPRALLAVSMPGPGTSARTRENARKLAGSLGAELREISIDAALAQHLKDIAHSGAPDRTFENAQSRERTQILMDLANAEGGVVIGTADLSEIALGWSTYGGDHISMYDVNASVPKTLVRQVVAWFARGGPPALAAVLEDILGTPVSPELLPMRDGAIHQKTEEILGPFELHDFFLYHFLRGGDPPRKLLFLAARAFDGVYPEDVRVKTLRTFLTRFFANQYKRNAMPDGPKVGTVALSPRGDWRMPADVSAETWLADLPED
- a CDS encoding LptE family protein yields the protein MRRAVAALMLALAAGTGGCGYALVGRGSLLPDTIKRIAFPTFKNSTPRVGLEQRLSSAVVRELAARGRFSVSPKEGDGDAELSGEIVGFALYPVAADSLGRATRYQIQITAKVAFTEIPSGKVLWKNDAYTFRENYDAAGGGVGASNYSDLENVAIDAEADRFAQSLVTSMLEGF
- the leuS gene encoding leucine--tRNA ligase — translated: MSDTREIEVKWRRRWEDERIAFVDTADPSVSGVYLLVMLPYPSGDRLHVGHARTYFLTDALHRFWRQRGQTVFCPMGWDAFGLPAENYAIQVGIPPRQSTLANIAAMKEQFRSWGVLYDWSKEIATCEPEYYRWNQWFFLRMWERGLAVRKKAPVNWCPSCETVLANEQAEGGICDRCKSPVVQRELEQWFFKITDEAESLLAGIDALEGKWPEKVLTMQRNWIGRSVGAEVNFFVPALGETLTVFTTRPDTLYGATFLALAPEHPLVSRLAASSGDPGRIEEFAAKVRRESRITREAEGAEKEGLPTGSFAVNPVNGENLPIWLANFVLPDYGTGAIMAVPAHDQRDFEFARKFGLPIRPVYRTDGGELDPAAMTAASPDAGFLYRSGEWDGTPNGPGAVGKAIATLERNGWGRGRVTYRIRDWLISRQRYWGTPIPMIRCEKDGWVPVPDADLPVVLPPDAPFTGKGGNPLEKVEAFVRTSCPRCGGPARRETDTMDTFVDSSWYYARYLDPHDARAPFDPAIARRWTPVTQYVGGIEHAILHLLYARFFARVMRKLGLVDVDEPFAALFNQGMITRISPTGRIEKMSKSRGNAVSLDPLIAARGADVVRTYVLFLGPAEFEAEWSDQGIAGAERFLARLRATVDKLTEQAAPPAAGGEDRADSPAVRARHAAVRKVTEDFEAFSFHTAVAHLMEYVREVADLVADEAAPAAEKYAAARTLVALAHPVAPHLTEELNERLGGRQTLLRSGWPAFDPALAREVLAEFAVQVNGRLRGQVTLPRGAAEADVLRAAEGTESIAKWMAGKERVKVIFVPDRLVNVVVR